One Nerophis ophidion isolate RoL-2023_Sa linkage group LG23, RoL_Noph_v1.0, whole genome shotgun sequence genomic window carries:
- the gprc5ba gene encoding G protein-coupled receptor, class C, group 5, member Ba isoform X2, whose amino-acid sequence MAFHLVLFLLLLTHRTTGQDSEDPDALPTGCGWGLGRPYTLLCDLDSVWGVAVESAAAGGALAAILLALVLLCRVRHISEAEKRSGVGPILLLLLGVVGLFGLSFAYLIEQDETLCLLQRALWGLLFALCFSCLLVQGVRLRRVGRERRGPGGCALSGLALGLSAVQGIIAAEWILLTVLREGRAACQYLPMDFSLACSYVLALLLAALTAAALALCGKSRRWRCSAVWLLVTCLLSLLLWAAWVGFYLYGNSWLEKSPEWNDPALAIALVAQGWLLLIFHAIPESHICLKPPPQPTAPDYFDTSQNSTRLRETSFDEDIPLSHRQFVENQGYGYNDENTAGLRSASSAGQHNSNTGARPSAPFRSNVYQPTEMTMILNGGAVPSAPPTYTGRQLW is encoded by the exons ATGGCGTTCCACCTGGTCCTGTTCCTGCTGCTGCTGACCCACCGGACCACGGGCCAAGACTCCGAGGACCCCGATGCTCTCCCGACGGGCTGCGGTTGGGGCCTGGGACGACCCTACACCCTCCTCTGCGACCTAGACTCCGTATGGGGTGTCGCCGTCGAGTCTGCGGCGGCGGGCGGCGCGCTGGCGGCAATCTTGCTGGCCTTGGTCCTGCTCTGCCGCGTGCGTCACATCAGCGAGGCGGAGAAGCGTAGCGGCGTCGGCCCCATCCTGTTGCTGCTCCTGGGCGTGGTGGGCTTGTTCGGGCTGAGTTTCGCTTACCTGATCGAGCAGGACGAGACGCTGTGTCTGCTCCAGAGGGCCCTGTGGGGCCTCCTCTTTGCTCTTTGCTTCTCCTGCTTGCTGGTGCAGGGCGTGCGCCTGCGGAGGGTGGGCCGGGAACGCCGCGGCCCAGGGGGATGCGCTCTCTCGGGCCTGGCGTTGGGCCTGAGCGCCGTGCAGGGCATCATCGCCGCAGAGTGGATCCTTCTGACCGTGCTGAGGGAGGGTCGCGCCGCCTGCCAGTACCTCCCCATGGACTTCTCGCTGGCTTGCAGCTACGTGCTAGCCCTCCTGTTAGCCGCCTTGACTGCCGCCGCTCTGGCTCTATGCGGGAAGAGCCGTCGGTGGCGCTGCAGTGCCGTTTGGCTGCTGGTCACCTGCCTGCTGTCGCTGCTGCTGTGGGCGGCTTGGGTCGGCTTCTATCTGTACGGAAACTCCTGGCTCGAAAAGTCCCCAGAATGGAACGACCCGGCGCTGGCCATCGCATTAGTCGCCCAGGGATGGCTCCTGCTCATCTTCCACGCCATTCCCGAGTCGCACATCTGCCTGAAGCCTCCGCCGCAGCCCACCGCCCCGGACTACTTCGACACGTCACAGAACTCCACGCGGCTGAGAGAGACCAGCTTCGATGAAGACATCCCGCTCTCTCACAGGCAGTTTGTGGAGAACCAGGGATACGGATACAACGACGAAAACACAGCAG GATTGAGGAGCGCCAGCAGCGCCGGGCAGCACAACAGCAACACGGGCGCCAGGCCCAGCGCTCCCTTCCGCAGTAACGTCTACCAGCCCACCGAAATGACCATGATCCTGAACGGGGGAGCG GTGCCCTCTGCCCCGCCTACCTACACGGGAAGGCAGCTGTGGTGA
- the gprc5ba gene encoding G protein-coupled receptor, class C, group 5, member Ba isoform X1 encodes MAFHLVLFLLLLTHRTTGQDSEDPDALPTGCGWGLGRPYTLLCDLDSVWGVAVESAAAGGALAAILLALVLLCRVRHISEAEKRSGVGPILLLLLGVVGLFGLSFAYLIEQDETLCLLQRALWGLLFALCFSCLLVQGVRLRRVGRERRGPGGCALSGLALGLSAVQGIIAAEWILLTVLREGRAACQYLPMDFSLACSYVLALLLAALTAAALALCGKSRRWRCSAVWLLVTCLLSLLLWAAWVGFYLYGNSWLEKSPEWNDPALAIALVAQGWLLLIFHAIPESHICLKPPPQPTAPDYFDTSQNSTRLRETSFDEDIPLSHRQFVENQGYGYNDENTAGLRSASSAGQHNSNTGARPSAPFRSNVYQPTEMTMILNGGAVSTSSQSQVPSAPPTYTGRQLW; translated from the exons ATGGCGTTCCACCTGGTCCTGTTCCTGCTGCTGCTGACCCACCGGACCACGGGCCAAGACTCCGAGGACCCCGATGCTCTCCCGACGGGCTGCGGTTGGGGCCTGGGACGACCCTACACCCTCCTCTGCGACCTAGACTCCGTATGGGGTGTCGCCGTCGAGTCTGCGGCGGCGGGCGGCGCGCTGGCGGCAATCTTGCTGGCCTTGGTCCTGCTCTGCCGCGTGCGTCACATCAGCGAGGCGGAGAAGCGTAGCGGCGTCGGCCCCATCCTGTTGCTGCTCCTGGGCGTGGTGGGCTTGTTCGGGCTGAGTTTCGCTTACCTGATCGAGCAGGACGAGACGCTGTGTCTGCTCCAGAGGGCCCTGTGGGGCCTCCTCTTTGCTCTTTGCTTCTCCTGCTTGCTGGTGCAGGGCGTGCGCCTGCGGAGGGTGGGCCGGGAACGCCGCGGCCCAGGGGGATGCGCTCTCTCGGGCCTGGCGTTGGGCCTGAGCGCCGTGCAGGGCATCATCGCCGCAGAGTGGATCCTTCTGACCGTGCTGAGGGAGGGTCGCGCCGCCTGCCAGTACCTCCCCATGGACTTCTCGCTGGCTTGCAGCTACGTGCTAGCCCTCCTGTTAGCCGCCTTGACTGCCGCCGCTCTGGCTCTATGCGGGAAGAGCCGTCGGTGGCGCTGCAGTGCCGTTTGGCTGCTGGTCACCTGCCTGCTGTCGCTGCTGCTGTGGGCGGCTTGGGTCGGCTTCTATCTGTACGGAAACTCCTGGCTCGAAAAGTCCCCAGAATGGAACGACCCGGCGCTGGCCATCGCATTAGTCGCCCAGGGATGGCTCCTGCTCATCTTCCACGCCATTCCCGAGTCGCACATCTGCCTGAAGCCTCCGCCGCAGCCCACCGCCCCGGACTACTTCGACACGTCACAGAACTCCACGCGGCTGAGAGAGACCAGCTTCGATGAAGACATCCCGCTCTCTCACAGGCAGTTTGTGGAGAACCAGGGATACGGATACAACGACGAAAACACAGCAG GATTGAGGAGCGCCAGCAGCGCCGGGCAGCACAACAGCAACACGGGCGCCAGGCCCAGCGCTCCCTTCCGCAGTAACGTCTACCAGCCCACCGAAATGACCATGATCCTGAACGGGGGAGCGGTGAGTACATCCTCCCAGTCGCAG GTGCCCTCTGCCCCGCCTACCTACACGGGAAGGCAGCTGTGGTGA